In Paenibacillus sp., the sequence TACTTATAATCGAGCCATTTCACGATTTGCTCCGGATTGTCCGCGGTGACGCTGATGGCGGCGCCGATGCCCGTGAACGGATACGTATAATGGCCGAGCGCTTTCTCGCCCTCTTTCGCTGTCGGATACGGAATGCCCGCGAGCGAAGCGCTCGGGTTGCTCTCCTGAAGCAGCGGGATATAGCGGCCGATGCCGCTGCCGGCGTATACATTCATCATCCCGACCTGGTTACCGGTCACCTTCGCGTCCTTCAGCTTGGGATCGGTCGTCGCGTAGTCTTTGTCGATGAGTCCGTCCTTGTACCATTTGGCCATGGTCGCCAGAAATTCTTTGTACTCCGGCTCGATGGGACCGAACTTCACTTTGCCGTCTTCTTGGTAAAATTCATTGGTAATGCCCCAGGCGCCGACAAGCATATGGCTGAGCTCGATTTCATGGTTCGGGCTGATGGTGAACAGCAGAGGAATTTCGTCTTTCTTCCCGTTGCCGTTCGGGTCTTTATCGCGGAAGGCGGTCAGGACATTCTCCCAATCGCTTAACGTCTGCGGCATTTCGAGGCCGAGCTGATCCAGCCAGTCCTTCCGGACGGCCGGGCCGTTCACGACGGACAGCTTCTCGTCTCCAAGTAAATAGGGCATCACGTAAATATTGCCTTCGTCGGTCGTGATCAGCTTGCGCAGATCCGGCCTTTCGTTCAGAAGCTTGGTCAAGTTCGGCGCGTGCTGTTCGATCAGCTCGTTCAAGCGGATAATTCGTTTTTCCTTGATCAGGCTGTCCGCGCCTTTGGGTGCGGCGTTCCAGTTGTATTCGATGACGTCCGGAAGCTTGCCCGAGGCCAGCATCAGGTTGAACTGATCTTTTTCCTGTCCGACCGGCGGATGCTGAAACTCCACCTTCGTGCCGGTGATTTTCTCCAGCTCCCGATAAGCGGCGATTTCATTGTAGCTTTTCATCGTCGCCGCCACGTTCGAGTTGAGCGCCGTCCAGTAGGTGATCGATTCGGGGTACTCCGCCTGCGCCTTAAGTTCATCTTGCGTCTGCTCGGAAGGCGGCTGATCGGCCGCGTTCGACGAGTCGTTCGTATCGTTCGTATTCGAACCGCCCGTACAAGCACTCATAATAACGGTCAATAGGGTAAGGATGGCGATCGAGGATGCGGGTTTGTATTTGTTCACCACGGAGTTGACCCTCCTTCGGATAGTTACGAGTGAGCTCCCTCGCCCTTTCACTATAGAGCATGCGGGCACCTCTGCCCATAATCTCTTGCCCTTGAAGACTAACCGATCTTCACATCCCGGGATAAACCGGTATAATCGGGTAAACTGTTCTTCGCATTCCGCCTGCGATGATTGTCTAAGCGTCTGGATTGTGTTAAAATCGCACCCATATTTATCACATTCAAGATTTGAACGATCATGGATCACAAAAGGTCGCAAAGGAGGAGCGGAGTTGCTGAAACGCCGGAAAAATGTATTCCTCACCCTTTGGCTGTCCTACTTCCTCATTTTGCTTATTCCCGTTACGATCTTCGTCTTTCTCTATGCCAATGTGGAGAAAACGATGGTTCAAAATGCGAACCGGTCCAATCTTGCCTTGTTGGAGCAAGCAGGCGAAATTTTAGAGAACCAGATGCAGGACATCGACCGGCTCGTCTCCCAAATCTCCACCCATCCC encodes:
- a CDS encoding ABC transporter substrate-binding protein: MSACTGGSNTNDTNDSSNAADQPPSEQTQDELKAQAEYPESITYWTALNSNVAATMKSYNEIAAYRELEKITGTKVEFQHPPVGQEKDQFNLMLASGKLPDVIEYNWNAAPKGADSLIKEKRIIRLNELIEQHAPNLTKLLNERPDLRKLITTDEGNIYVMPYLLGDEKLSVVNGPAVRKDWLDQLGLEMPQTLSDWENVLTAFRDKDPNGNGKKDEIPLLFTISPNHEIELSHMLVGAWGITNEFYQEDGKVKFGPIEPEYKEFLATMAKWYKDGLIDKDYATTDPKLKDAKVTGNQVGMMNVYAGSGIGRYIPLLQESNPSASLAGIPYPTAKEGEKALGHYTYPFTGIGAAISVTADNPEQIVKWLDYKYGEEGHLLFNFGIEGESYNMVNGYPTYTDAILNNPDKLPISQAMAKYFLASFSGPFVQDKRYIEQFYKLPEQRDAQLAWMQADHSKIMPPITLTAEESSKSASIMNDIKTYRDEMFNKFIMGAEPIENFDKFVNVIKEMGIEEAISARQAALDRFNNRE